From Lemur catta isolate mLemCat1 chromosome 19, mLemCat1.pri, whole genome shotgun sequence, a single genomic window includes:
- the C19H19orf54 gene encoding UPF0692 protein C19orf54 homolog isoform X2 — protein MPQPRFRSDLQWILFCADLPSLIQEGPQCGLVALWMAGTLLLPPSGIPLERLVQVAVERGYTAQGEMFSVADMGRLAQEVLGCQTKLLCGGLGGPNRDLVLQHLVTGHPLLIPYDEDFNHEPCQRKGHKAHWAVSAGVLLGVQTVPSLGYTEDPELPGLFHPVPSMPCQPPALPEEGSLGAVYLLSKQGKSWHYQLWDYDQVRDSNLQLTDFSPSRATNGQTYVVPTGGVQAGLCGQALLLRPRDSDH, from the exons GTTCCGAAGTGACCTACAGTGGATCCTCTTCTGTGCTGACCTGCCGTCCCTCATCCAAGAAGGCCCTCA GTGTGGGCTGGTGGCCTTGTGGATGGCAGGCACTCTCCTGTTGCCCCCCAGCGGCATCCCCCTGGAGAGACTTGTGCAGGTGGCCGTGGAGAGAGGCTACACAGCCCAGGGAGAGATGTTCTCCG TGGCTGACATGGGCAGGCTGGCCCAGGAGGTGCTGGGCTGCCAGACCAAGCTGCTCTGCGGTGGCCTGGGCGGTCCGAACAGAGACCTTGTCCTGCAGCACCTTGTCACCGGACATCCCCTGCTCATCCC CTACGATGAGGACTTCAACCACGAGCCATGTCAGAGGAAGGGACACAAGGCCCACTGGGCAGTGAGCGCAG GGGTCCTGCTAGGTGTGCAGACTGTGCCGAGCCTCGGCTACACTGAGGACCCCGAGTTGCCAGGCCTGTTCCACCCAGTGCCCAGCATGCCCTGCCAGCCACCAGCCCTGCCAGAGGAAGGCTCCCTGGGAGCTGTCTACCTTCTTTCCAAGCAGGGCAAGAGTTGGCACTACCAGCTGTGGGACTACGACCAAGTCCGGGATAGCAACCTGCAGCTGACAGACTTCTCGCCCTCACGGGCCACCAATGGTCAGACATACGTGGTGCCCACTGGCGGGGTGCAGGCTGGCCTCTGTGGCCAGGCCCTGCTGCTGAGACCACGGGACTCCGACCACTAG
- the C19H19orf54 gene encoding UPF0692 protein C19orf54 homolog isoform X3 — protein MAGTLLLPPSGIPLERLVQVAVERGYTAQGEMFSVADMGRLAQEVLGCQTKLLCGGLGGPNRDLVLQHLVTGHPLLIPYDEDFNHEPCQRKGHKAHWAVSAGVLLGVQTVPSLGYTEDPELPGLFHPVPSMPCQPPALPEEGSLGAVYLLSKQGKSWHYQLWDYDQVRDSNLQLTDFSPSRATNGQTYVVPTGGVQAGLCGQALLLRPRDSDH, from the exons ATGGCAGGCACTCTCCTGTTGCCCCCCAGCGGCATCCCCCTGGAGAGACTTGTGCAGGTGGCCGTGGAGAGAGGCTACACAGCCCAGGGAGAGATGTTCTCCG TGGCTGACATGGGCAGGCTGGCCCAGGAGGTGCTGGGCTGCCAGACCAAGCTGCTCTGCGGTGGCCTGGGCGGTCCGAACAGAGACCTTGTCCTGCAGCACCTTGTCACCGGACATCCCCTGCTCATCCC CTACGATGAGGACTTCAACCACGAGCCATGTCAGAGGAAGGGACACAAGGCCCACTGGGCAGTGAGCGCAG GGGTCCTGCTAGGTGTGCAGACTGTGCCGAGCCTCGGCTACACTGAGGACCCCGAGTTGCCAGGCCTGTTCCACCCAGTGCCCAGCATGCCCTGCCAGCCACCAGCCCTGCCAGAGGAAGGCTCCCTGGGAGCTGTCTACCTTCTTTCCAAGCAGGGCAAGAGTTGGCACTACCAGCTGTGGGACTACGACCAAGTCCGGGATAGCAACCTGCAGCTGACAGACTTCTCGCCCTCACGGGCCACCAATGGTCAGACATACGTGGTGCCCACTGGCGGGGTGCAGGCTGGCCTCTGTGGCCAGGCCCTGCTGCTGAGACCACGGGACTCCGACCACTAG
- the ITPKC gene encoding inositol-trisphosphate 3-kinase C yields the protein MRRCPCRGSLSEAEARALPAAARMGLEAPRGGRRRQPGQQRPGPGAGGPVGRPEWGGPWARTAGSSLHTEPEKAGLGPEPWTDGPQTEFWTDGQTEPGAAGLGAETERPSQKTEPDRSNLQIHPERSWSQLETTSRWTETGADGFWTDPHRSDLQSQLEKASLRTPPGVDGPWTEPETHGSQTQPEWIKPWVDNLWTRQSRSNLRTHPEGACPSTEPSAQGSWKELYTDGSRTQQDPEGPWTEAHTDGSKTQQDTEIARKQPDTNSFPIQQDTDGSWTQPGTDGPQTAPGTDCLLGEPDDGPLEEPEPEELLTHLPSHLKCSPLCPVPRLIITPETPEPEAQPVGPPSRVEGGSGGFSSASSFDESEDDVVAGGGGASDPEDRSGSKPWKKLKTVLKYSPFVVSFRKHYPWVQLSGHAGNFQAGEDGRILKRFCQCEQRSLEQLMEDPLRPFVPAYYGVVQRDGQTFNQMEDLLADFEGPSIMDCKMGSRTYLEEELVKARERPRPRKDMYEKMVAVDPGAPTPEEHAQGAVTKPRYMQWRETMSSTSILGFRIEGIKKADGTCNTNFKKTQALEQVTKVLEDFVDGDRGILRKYVARLEELRDALENSPFFKTHEVVGSSLLFVHDHTGLAKVWMIDFGKTVALPGHQTLSHRLPWAEGNREDGYLWGLDNMIRLLRGLAQS from the exons ATGAGGCGCTGCCCGTGCCGGGGGAGCCTGAGTGAGGCGGAGGCCCGGGCGCTGCCCGCGGCAGCCCGCATGGGCTTGGAGGCGCCGCGAGGAGGGCGGCGGCGGCAGCCGGGACAGCAGCGACCTGGGCCCGGCGCCGGGGGCCCGGTGGGGCGGCCGGAGTGGGGCGGGCCCTGGGCCCGGACCGCGGGGTCCAGCCTCCACACGGAGCCCGAGAAGGCCGGCCTCGGGCCTGAGCCGTGGACAGATGGTCCACAGACAGAATTCTGGACAGACGGACAGACTGAGCCTGGAGCAGCTGGCCTCGGAGCAGAAACGGAGAGGCCCAGTCAAAAGACGGAGCCAGACAGGTCCAACCTCCAGATACATCCAGAAAGGAGCTGGTCGCAGTTGGAGACGACCAGTCGCTGGACGGAGACTGGGGCAGATGGCTTTTGGACTGATCCGCACAGGTCAGACCTCCAGTCTCAGCTAGAGAAGGCCAGCCTCCGGACACCGCCAGGAGTTGATGGGCCATGGACAGAGCCAGAAACACATGGGTCACAGACTCAGCCAGAATGGATCAAGCCCTGGGTCGATAACCTCTGGACCCGCCAGAGCAGGTCCAACCTCCGGACTCACCCAGAGGGAGCCTGTCCCTCAACAGAGCCAAGTGCTCAAGGCTCCTGGAAAGAATTGTACACTGATGGCTCCAGGACACAACAGGATCCTGAAGGTCCCTGGACTGAGGCACACACTGATGGCTCCAAGACACAACAGGATACTGAAATAGCCAGGAAGCAGCCTGACACAAATAGTTTCCCAATACAACAAGATACTGATGGCTCCTGGACACAGCCTGGCACTGATGGTCCCCAGACAGCGCCTGGGACAGACTGCCTTTTGGGAGAGCCTGACGATGGCCCATTAGAGGAACCAGAACCTGAGGAGTTGTTGACTCATCTGCCCTCTCACCTGAAGTGTAGCCCCTTGTGCCCTGTGCCCCGCCTCATCATCACCCCTGAGACTCCTGAGCCTGAGGCCCAGCCAGTGGGACCCCCCTCCAGGGTCGAGGGAGGCAGTGgtggcttctcctctgcctcctcttttGACGAGTCTGAGGATGATGTGGTGGCCGGGGGCGGAGGTGCCAGCGATCCTGAGGACAGGTCTGGG AGCAAACCATGGAAGAAGCTGAAGACAGTTCTGAAGTATTCGCCCTTCGTGGTCTCCTTCCGAAAACACTACCCTTGGGTCCAGCTTTCTGGACACGCCG GGAACTTCCAGGCAGGAGAGGATGGTCGGATTCTGAAACGTTTCTGTCAGTGTGAGCAGCGCAGCCTGGAACAGCTGATGGAAGACCCTTTGCGGCCTTTTGTGCCAGCCTACTATGGTGTGGTGCAGCGGGATGGCCAGACCTTCAACCAGATGGAAGATCTCCTGGCAGACTTCGAGGGCCCCTCCATTATGGACTGCAAGATGGGCAGCAG GACCTAcctggaggaggagctggtgaAGGCTAGAGAACGGCCCCGGCCCCGGAAGGACATGTATGAGAAGATGGTGGCTGTGGACCCCGGGGCTCCCACCCCCGAGGAGCATGCCCAGGGTGCGGTCACCAAGCCCCGCTACATGCAGTGGAGGGAAACCATGAGCTCGACCTCCATCCTGGGCTTCCGGATCGAGGGCATCAAG AAAGCTGATGGGACCTGCAACACCAACTTCAAGAAGACGCAGGCACTGGAACAGGTGACAAAGGTGTTGGAGGACTTTGTGGACGGGGACCGTGGCATCCTG agaAAGTACGTGGCACGTCTGGAAGAACTTCGCGATGCTCTGGAGAACTCCCCCTTCTTCAAGACCCACGAG GTGGTGGGCAGCTCCCTCCTCTTTGTGCACGACCACACTGGCCTGGCCAAGGTCTGGATGATCGACTTTGGCAAGACGgtggccctgcctggccaccAGACGCTCAGCCACAGGCTGCCCTGGGCTGAGGGCAACCGTGAGGACGGCTACCTCTGGGGCTTGGACAACATGATCCGCCTCCTTCGGGGTCTGGCCCAGAGTTGA
- the COQ8B gene encoding atypical kinase COQ8B, mitochondrial, which produces MWLKVGGLLRGTCGQQGQIVGLPCGTLGPGAHWWGPFGGSWAQKFHEDGPARGLGEEDIRRAREARLRKTPRAQLSERSRERKVPTSRISRLANFGGLAVGLGLGALAEIAKKSLPGGHLQSEDSSRLGSSPFLSEANAERIVQTLCTVRGAALKVGQMLSIQDNSFISPQLQRIFERVRQSADFMPRWQMLRVLEEELGRDWQAKVASLEEVPFAAASIGQVHQGMLRDGTEVAVKIQYPGVAQSIQSDVQNLLAVLKMSVALPKGLFAEQSLQTLQQELAWECDYRREAACAQNFRQLLADDPFFRVPAVVKELCTTRVLGMELAGGVPLDQCQGLSQDIRNQICFQLLRLCLRELFEFRFMQTDPNWANFLYDTSSHQVTLLDFGASREFGTEFTDHYIEVVKAAAEGDRDRVLQKSQDLKFLTGFETKAFSDAHVEAVMILGEPFATQGPYDFGAGDTARRIQGLIPVLLQHRLRPPPEETYALHRKLAGAFLACAHLRAHIACRDLFQDTYHRYWASRQTQPLTRGDLRGDPS; this is translated from the exons ATGTGGCTGAAGGTGGGGGGCCTACTGCGGGGGACCTGTGGACAGCAGGGCCAGATTGTCGGTCTGCCTTGTGGgaccctggggcctggggcccactGGTGG GGGCCGTTTGGGGGTTCTTGGGCCCAAAAGTTTCATGAGGATGGGCCCGCAAGAGGCCTGGGTGAAGAGGATATTCGCAGGGCACGGGAGGCCCGTCTCAGGAAGACACCCCGGGCCCAG CTAAGTGAACGCTCTCGAGAACGCAAGGTGCCCACCTCCCGCATCAGCCGCTTGGCCAACTTTGGGG GACTAGCTGTGGGCTTGGGGCTGGGTGCGCTGGCCGAAATAGCCAAGAAGTCCCTGCCAGGAGGACATCTGCAGTCAG aggaCAGCTCCCGGCTGGGCTCCAGCCCCTTCCTCTCGGAGGCCAACGCCGAGCGGATTGTGCAGACCTTATGTACAGTTCGGGGGGCCGCCCTCAAGGTTGGCCAAATGCTCAGCATCCAGG ACAACAGCTTCATCAGCCCCCAGCTGCAGCGCATCTTCGAGCGGGTCCGCCAGAGCGCCGACTTCATGCCCCGCTGGCAGATGCTG AGAGTTCTTGAAGAGGAGCTTGGCAGGGACTGGCAGGCCAAGGTGGCCTCCTTGGAGGAGGTGCCCTTTGCCGCTGCCTCAATTGGGCAGGTGCACCAGGGCATGCTGAGGGATGGGACGGAGGTGGCCGTGAAGATCCAG TACCCGGGTGTCGCCCAGAGCATCCAGAGCGACGTCCAGAACCTGCTGGCGGTGCTAAAGATGAGCGTGGCCCTGCCCAAGG GACTGTTTGCCGAGCAGAGCCTGCAGACCTTGCAGCAGGAGCTGGCTTGGGAATGTGACTACCGTCGTGAGGCAGCTTGTGCCCAGAACTTCAG gcagcTGCTGGCAGACGACCCGTTCTTCCGGGTGCCAGCTGTGGTTAAGGAGCTGTGCACGACAAGGGTGCTGGGCATGGAGCTGGCTGGAGGGGTCCCCCTGGACCAGTGCCAGGGCCTAAGCCAGGACATCCGGAACCAG ATTTGCTTCCAGCTCCTGAGGCTATGTCTGCGGGAGCTGTTTGAGTTCCGATTCATGCAGACAGACCCCAACTGGGCCAACTTTCTGTATGACACCTCCAGCCACCAG GTGACCCTGCTGGACTTCGGTGCAAGCCGAGAATTTGGGACGGAGTTCACAGACCATTACATCGAG GTGGTGAAGGCTGCAGCCGAGGGAGACAGAGACCGGGTCCTGCAGAAATCCCAGGACCTCAAATTCCTCACGGGCTTTGAAACCAAG GCATTCTCTGACGCCCACGTGGAGGCAGTGATGATCCTTGGGGAGCCCTTTGCCACCCAGGGCCCCTACGACTTTGGGGCAGGGGACACTGCCCGCCGCATACAAGGCCTCATCCCGGTGCTGCTGCAGCACCGGCTGCGCCCCCCACCTGAGGAGACCTATGCCCTGCACCGCAAGCTGGCAGGGGCTTTCCTGGCTTGCGCCCACCTCCGTGCCCACATTGCCTGCAGGGACCTCTTCCAGGACACCTACCACCGATACTGGGCCAGTCGCCAGACACAGCCACTGACCAGAGGGGACCTCAGGGGGGATCCCTCCTAA